The genome window ATCACAAGAGCTTCTTTGGACTCTTCAACAGCTAATGTATACTCAGCTTGTGTCTCATCTGTAACTGGAACTAAAGGAAGCATCTCCGGAATCGTCGCCACTGCAATCCCTGTATCTATGGTAGCTTCTTTTACCTCAGAGGATTTAGCAGTGATTGGATCTTCTACTGAAGCATCACCTGGTGTAGCTCCAGCTGGTGGTTCAACTTCATTGATTGCAGCCTCAGTTGAAGCAGGAGATTCATTTACCTCAGAGGATTTAGCAGTGATTCGATCTTCTACTGAACCATCACCTGGTGTAGCTCCAGCTGGTGGTTCAACTTCATTGATTGCAGCTTCAGTTGAAGCAGGAGATTCAGGCCTTACTAAAGGTGGAAGCAGGGGAGAATTTTCAGTTGCTGTCTCTAAACAAGGGGCCACCTCATCAGGGACATCAGCTACTGCTTCCTGTGTATCTGCTACCACAGGTTCAACAACAGGATTGGCAACTTCAGGAGAGGCCCCAGCTGGGACAGCAGATGCCTGTTCTACAACAGCAGGAACCTTAGCATACACAGGTTCAACATCTACAGTAGGTCTATCAGCCTTCATTTCTTCTACAACTGAGACCTCACCCTTAATCACATCATCATCTTCTGGGACAGGAACAATTGTCTTACAAGTTTCAATATTTTCTTCAGCAGGGACCTCTGCTTGCCTAATTTCACTATCTCCCATGGCAGGGATCTCCTCCTCGGAAAGTGGTTTGGCCATCAAAGGGTCCAAGGCTTCTGCAGCAACATCAGCAAATGTTGAGTCACCGGAGGCCTTTGATGAACAAGAAGCTGAACCAGGTTCTTCAACACTGACAGGATCTGGTTGTGGTtcaagatcagtcaaaatgtctTCACCAGAGCCAAGATCCTCTTGGGCTTCCATTACCACTAACACTGCCTCTGCCCCATCATCAGCTTCCTGCTGAAGATCATCTGCCAAGTCACTTACAGGCAATTGCATTTTGTCCTCAATGGTCTCTGCAATGATGCCGTTCTGAACAGCTGCCAACAGACAAGAAAAGGCATAATGATTTATAGCTGAGGCGAATAGATAATCATAGTTACAAATCCAATGTAAATCTCAGACATGAAAAAACACCtaaggcatgaaaaaaaaaaaggtgacaaaaaaaaaaacattgtatggGGGTCTGGGGGGATTCTCCAGGCCTCCgcagagatttattttttattttaacatacattAAGCAATCTAGAAGACTGAAGAGGACAATAaggcaaacacattttcttcacgcagaaaaacatttatttacaccgctcaagtgcatgttgatgtacaaatttaagattaaaatgaaatctgcctaatttctttgcttatttttgttctggcctccaacttgacccaggcccatctccatctgcacctgatgcctgcttcaagctgtgccacatgaatagcctCCTCTTCTTTAagcactcattctggaaaagaattgactaaaatcattatctttttgacttcatttttcactattaccaacttcaaaggctaatcccaaatgtatcctccaggaaaatattaagtacaatatttttctgtttttattggccatttctgaatttgaaattagatcgttctgtgttgtgacataatccctaacatcgctccgtcgcttaatacccCTCCCCCAGGAAAAACGCATCGGAGCTATAAGATTCACATAAATGTCcgattttgagttcaaaacgacgaatttcgccgaaaggcgactgatttgcatgtatgaaatCTTTAAAAACATGGCAACACATCAATCCATTCTTCACACAGCAATTATGTTACATGATAATTCAGAGAAACATTTGCGGACAGGGGAGGGAAAATGACTTTGTTTAATGGTGCAAATGTGTTtaggaaccaaaaacaaaatcctgGGACCTGATCCTGCATTAATCAATcctgctctaaatgctagaggactctgcatctttttgcacaattgtcccaaaaaaaaaaaaaaaaaaaaaatacatttgtaccggcattaccatccatccatccatccattttctgagccgcttctcctcactggggtcacgggcatgctggagcctatcccagctatcatcgggcaggaggcggggtacaccctgaactggttgccagccaatcgcagggcacataggaacaaacaaccattcgtgctcacagtcatgcctacgggcaattttagagtctccaattaatgcatgtttttgggatgtgggaggaaaccggagtgcccggagaaaaaccacgcaggcacggggagaacatgcggagccggggattgaacccgggtcctcagaactgtgaggctgacgctctaaccagtcggccaccgtgccgccccggcattatcagataactagcaatcctttatttctcagtgactgttttttgtcaatgtctttatgtctccaaagtgttctctgtcaattgactgtctgttgtcgtacgagagcggctccaactaccggagacaaattccttgtgtgttttttggacatacttggcaaataaagatgattctgatgataaaGATTCTGATTATGGTCTGTGACTATCTGTATTCTACTACTTATACTTTTTGGGGTCATGGTCGAGCTGGGGTCTATTGCAGCTGACTTTTGAGAAGAGGGGATGGTACACACAGCACTAGataattgcaggacacatatagacaaagcaTTGAAACTCACATTCCCACCGTGACCTATGGACAATGTAGTCGTCCATTAACTGAAGATGAATGATTTTTGAGTTTGGGAGGAAGCccatacaaacacaaacaacatgcGAACTCCTGGCCTGCGGCGAGATTCA of Phycodurus eques isolate BA_2022a chromosome 4, UOR_Pequ_1.1, whole genome shotgun sequence contains these proteins:
- the LOC133401150 gene encoding calphotin-like isoform X1; translated protein: MGCSSSSAQTVDQEKKPGTKPEESNGGTLAVQNGIIAETIEDKMQLPVSDLADDLQQEADDGAEAVLVVMEAQEDLGSGEDILTDLEPQPDPVSVEEPGSASCSSKASGDSTFADVAAEALDPLMAKPLSEEEIPAMGDSEIRQAEVPAEENIETCKTIVPVPEDDDVIKGEVSVVEEMKADRPTVDVEPVYAKVPAVVEQASAVPAGASPEVANPVVEPVVADTQEAVADVPDEVAPCLETATENSPLLPPLVRPESPASTEAAINEVEPPAGATPGDGSVEDRITAKSSEVNESPASTEAAINEVEPPAGATPGDASVEDPITAKSSEVKEATIDTGIAVATIPEMLPLVPVTDETQAEYTLAVEESKEALVMPSETVPQAEPSCPAESTAPQEPALVVLEVPVTSTLLLKTSSKEASEVPPAFGASSSSVAIDCAVEVPVPRPTQKEIEANSPVTAAEQVSEPSTQVVSEAECHQDMEKEKAKKED
- the LOC133401150 gene encoding calphotin-like isoform X2, whose translation is MGCSSSSAQTVDQEKKPGTKPEESNGGTLAVQNGIIAETIEDKMQLPVSDLADDLQQEADDGAEAVLVVMEAQEDLGSGEDILTDLEPQPDPVSVEEPGSASCSSKASGDSTFADVAAEALDPLMAKPLSEEEIPAMGDSEIRQAEVPAEENIETCKTIVPVPEDDDVIKGEVSVVEEMKADRPTVDVEPVYAKVPAVVEQASAVPAGASPEVANPVVEPVVADTQEAVADVPDEVAPCLETATENSPLLPPLVRPESPASTEAAINEVEPPAGATPGDGSVEDRITAKSSEVNESPASTEAAINEVEPPAGATPGDASVEDPITAKSSEVKEATIDTGIAVATIPEMLPLVPVTDETQAEYTLAVEESKEALVMPSETVPQAEPSCPAESTAPQEPALVVLEVPVTSTLLLKTSSKEASEVPPAFGASSSSVAIDCAVEVPVPRPTQKEIEANSPVTAAEQVSEPSTQVSEAECHQDMEKEKAKKED